ACCCAGCGCCATCAGCCAGGCTTTCGGGTTAATCAGTTGCAGCAACCCTCCCTGCCAGAACGGCGTCGGTACCGGGGGTGCCGCATCCGTGTCCAGTTTCTCATACTCGGCGGTAGCAATTTTCCACGCCAGCCACAGCAGATACAGGCTACCGGCAATTTTAAGAACCAGATGAAGGGAAGGATAGAGTAGGATGAGACCACCCACGCCAAAGGCCACCATCAGCAGCATCACTTGCATACCGATCATGATGCCGATTAACAATGAAAAGGTACGCAGAAAGCCAAAGTTGGCAGCGGAGGCGGTAAGTAACATATTATTAGGCCCTGGCGTGATCGCAGCGACCCAGAGAAAGCCCAGCATTGATAAAAACAGACTTAGTTCCATGTTGATTCGGGTGCTCCTCACCCAGGAAAGCCAAAAACCCATCGAAACTATCAGCGAGATATGCATCAGACAAGCGTTTACCACAGTAATTTTGATTCCCCGCCCGGCGAGACTTTCATCCCGCTGAGTGGCTTTCGCAATCCGCATCTGCAAACCCTGCTCCCGCGCCTGCTGCGGCGGCGTGTCACCCTGCGTCCGCACTGGCAGCGTCTTGATTTGCCGGATGGTGATTTCGTCGATCTCGCGTGGAGTGAAGATCCGGTGCAGGCCGCCCATAAACCGCGCATGGTCCTGTTTCACGGCTTAGAGGGAAGTT
This genomic stretch from Pantoea cypripedii harbors:
- a CDS encoding LysE family translocator, whose product is MELSLFLSMLGFLWVAAITPGPNNMLLTASAANFGFLRTFSLLIGIMIGMQVMLLMVAFGVGGLILLYPSLHLVLKIAGSLYLLWLAWKIATAEYEKLDTDAAPPVPTPFWQGGLLQLINPKAWLMALGAVASFSLAGAAYLHSVVAISIGMALVNVVSGVIWMGFGSIIGRLLRSPRAWKIFNLAMGILTAACVLLIWH